A portion of the Candidatus Pristimantibacillus lignocellulolyticus genome contains these proteins:
- a CDS encoding alpha/beta hydrolase, giving the protein MYIETIQLWDDQEHVTLTSYVPYQVASDQASQPRPAIIICPGGAYLYTSDREAEPVALRFASLGYITFVLHYNTYYGQAPIQPQNQQNPNALVKFPQPLYDVAKAIAVVRDNAEKWNVHVDQIAVAGFSAGGHLAGSIGVHWDKPYVSEHIGVSAEYIKPNALILGYALLDSVISMELMNEEEAVKYKDMLGLMNSAVLGTSEQSFELLESFSPSRFVGSHTPPTFLWHTSEDDLVLSANSLQFAMGLVKHRIPYELHVFEQGGHGLSLADRTTSNNESQINRAAASWVELADEWLKRKYS; this is encoded by the coding sequence ATGTATATTGAAACTATCCAATTATGGGATGATCAAGAGCATGTTACACTTACGTCTTATGTTCCATATCAAGTAGCCAGTGATCAAGCTAGTCAACCAAGACCCGCCATTATCATTTGCCCAGGTGGTGCCTATCTATACACTTCTGATCGTGAAGCTGAGCCTGTAGCGTTAAGATTTGCTTCATTAGGATATATAACATTTGTGTTACATTACAATACTTATTATGGACAAGCTCCAATTCAACCTCAGAATCAACAAAATCCGAATGCACTCGTGAAATTCCCTCAACCACTATATGATGTGGCTAAGGCTATTGCGGTGGTTCGTGATAATGCAGAGAAATGGAATGTTCATGTTGATCAAATAGCTGTTGCTGGGTTCTCCGCAGGTGGACATCTGGCAGGAAGTATTGGCGTACATTGGGACAAACCATACGTAAGTGAACATATTGGAGTATCCGCTGAATACATTAAACCGAACGCGTTAATTCTTGGTTATGCATTACTTGATAGTGTCATTTCTATGGAATTAATGAATGAAGAGGAAGCTGTGAAGTATAAAGATATGCTTGGACTTATGAACTCAGCTGTTCTTGGTACATCAGAACAGTCTTTTGAATTACTTGAAAGCTTCAGTCCATCAAGGTTTGTCGGTTCACATACTCCGCCAACCTTTTTATGGCATACTTCGGAAGATGATCTCGTTCTATCTGCGAATTCATTGCAATTTGCGATGGGATTAGTGAAACATCGTATTCCGTATGAACTTCATGTATTTGAACAAGGTGGTCATGGTCTATCATTAGCTGATCGAACAACTTCTAACAATGAATCTCAAATTAATCGTGCTGCGGCGAGTTGGGTTGAACTAGCTGATGAATGGCTGAAACGTAAATACTCCTAG
- a CDS encoding YebC/PmpR family DNA-binding transcriptional regulator, whose amino-acid sequence MGRKWNNIKDKKASKDANTSKVYAKFGIEIYVAAKKGEPDPEANRALKVVLERAKTYNVPKAIIDRALDKAKGSSDEVFFELRYEGFGPNGTMVIVDALTNNVNRTAPEVRSAFNKNGGSMGVSGSVAYMFNSTAVIGVSGKSEDEVMELLIEADVDVNDIIAEEDNVVVYAEPDQFQAVQDAFKAAGINEFNVAEIMMLAANEVELAEDAQVQFEKLIDALEDLDDVQQVYHNVNFGDE is encoded by the coding sequence ATGGGCCGCAAATGGAATAATATTAAAGATAAGAAAGCTTCAAAAGATGCAAACACTAGTAAAGTGTATGCTAAGTTCGGAATTGAGATCTATGTAGCAGCGAAAAAAGGCGAGCCAGATCCTGAAGCTAACCGTGCACTTAAAGTCGTGCTTGAACGTGCGAAAACATATAATGTACCAAAAGCAATTATTGATCGTGCATTAGATAAAGCAAAAGGTAGTTCAGATGAAGTATTCTTTGAATTACGTTATGAAGGCTTTGGTCCTAATGGTACTATGGTCATCGTTGATGCGTTAACTAATAATGTAAACCGTACTGCACCTGAAGTTCGTTCTGCATTTAATAAAAATGGCGGTAGTATGGGTGTAAGTGGTTCAGTAGCCTATATGTTCAATTCTACGGCAGTTATTGGTGTATCAGGGAAATCAGAAGACGAAGTAATGGAGTTACTGATTGAAGCTGATGTTGATGTGAATGATATTATTGCTGAAGAGGATAATGTAGTAGTATATGCAGAACCAGATCAATTCCAAGCTGTTCAAGATGCATTTAAAGCTGCAGGAATTAATGAATTTAACGTAGCTGAGATTATGATGTTAGCTGCTAATGAAGTTGAACTAGCAGAAGATGCTCAAGTTCAATTTGAGAAATTAATTGATGCGCTAGAAGATCTTGATGATGTTCAACAAGTGTATCATAACGTTAATTTTGGTGACGAATAG
- a CDS encoding DUF2975 domain-containing protein — protein MKICIFLVPKIGNFAGDLYPDKTYMKALVLIDMYAAAIPFYIALYQAFKLLSYIDKNQAFSELSVKTLKKIKYCAITISTLYLLGMPFYYLMGKRVDPPSFIPMGLSIILASMVIAVFAAVLQRLLQEAITIKSENDLTV, from the coding sequence ATGAAGATATGCATATTTTTAGTACCTAAGATTGGGAATTTTGCTGGAGATTTGTATCCAGATAAAACTTATATGAAAGCTCTCGTTTTAATCGATATGTACGCAGCGGCGATTCCTTTTTACATTGCTCTGTATCAAGCTTTTAAACTTTTAAGCTATATCGATAAGAATCAAGCGTTCTCGGAATTGTCGGTAAAAACTTTAAAGAAGATAAAATACTGTGCCATCACAATCAGTACCTTGTACCTGCTGGGTATGCCATTCTACTATCTCATGGGGAAGAGGGTTGACCCACCAAGTTTCATACCAATGGGATTAAGTATTATTTTAGCCTCTATGGTGATCGCCGTTTTTGCTGCTGTTCTCCAAAGACTTTTACAAGAAGCTATTACTATAAAATCAGAAAATGATTTAACGGTCTGA
- a CDS encoding GyrI-like domain-containing protein has product MDMLALLNKSLSYIEENLTNRVDYQEAAKIACCSEYHLTRMFSFLAGIPLSEYIRRRRLTLAALELSHSDIKIIDVAMKYGYTSPDSFTRAFQSIHGITPSEARSHGHSLKAFPRMTFQLTIKGGSEMNYRIEDKEAFRIVGIKKRVSLVFQGVNPEIASMFAGLTPDMIDKIKSFSNVQPSGLISASTNFSESRMEEEGELDHYIGAATTNESQDGFAQLEVSASTWAVFTAVGPFPSALQEIWGRIYAEWFPSSEYELSEGPEMLWNEHKDVTTPQFKSEIWIPIKKK; this is encoded by the coding sequence ATGGATATGCTGGCATTACTGAACAAATCTTTAAGTTATATTGAGGAGAACCTTACTAATCGTGTGGACTATCAGGAGGCGGCGAAAATTGCCTGCTGTTCGGAATATCATCTAACACGGATGTTCTCATTCCTTGCAGGAATTCCTCTATCGGAATACATCCGCAGGAGGCGTCTAACTTTGGCAGCACTCGAGTTAAGCCATAGTGATATTAAGATCATCGATGTTGCGATGAAATATGGATATACCTCGCCGGATTCCTTTACGAGGGCATTCCAAAGCATACATGGTATTACTCCCTCGGAAGCCCGGAGCCATGGACATTCCCTTAAAGCCTTCCCGCGGATGACATTTCAACTAACTATCAAAGGAGGAAGTGAAATGAACTACCGAATTGAAGACAAAGAGGCTTTTCGCATAGTGGGGATCAAAAAAAGAGTATCACTAGTATTTCAGGGGGTGAATCCAGAGATTGCATCGATGTTTGCGGGACTTACACCAGATATGATTGATAAGATCAAAAGCTTTTCGAATGTTCAACCTTCAGGACTAATCAGTGCATCCACAAATTTCAGTGAAAGTCGAATGGAGGAGGAAGGAGAGCTGGATCATTACATCGGGGCGGCCACAACGAATGAATCACAAGATGGCTTCGCTCAGTTGGAGGTGTCAGCCTCTACATGGGCTGTATTCACGGCAGTAGGCCCTTTTCCAAGTGCACTTCAAGAGATTTGGGGACGCATTTATGCCGAATGGTTTCCGTCTTCGGAATATGAGCTAAGCGAAGGACCTGAAATGCTCTGGAATGAGCACAAAGATGTAACAACACCGCAATTTAAGAGCGAAATATGGATCCCAATTAAAAAGAAATAA
- a CDS encoding VOC family protein, whose protein sequence is MKIDHLVVNVDRTIQEDKEIISSFHSIGLPYNPKWGKGTKGFKVSNIWIGDEYFEFVRIKRKDGGGWIQDWTTKYNNGHRGLIGFAIEVDDIQATYSKLIAQKVDISPPEPLKFRWFFNLLTRTMPWHNAYLPSFQGVPFQFFLQQMNDEKAKQFMQQYMVPNSRDNEIQRIAEVKIYGQLTTEDKAIIYALFDNIEEKDEILTIKMEDQSIQFVQDGTYKVEVILECNNEQYAGSNVDFNNVHIINR, encoded by the coding sequence TTGAAAATCGATCATCTGGTAGTCAATGTCGATCGAACCATTCAAGAAGATAAAGAAATAATTAGTTCTTTCCACTCGATAGGATTACCATATAACCCAAAATGGGGGAAGGGGACAAAGGGATTCAAAGTATCAAATATATGGATTGGGGATGAGTATTTTGAATTTGTACGTATTAAGCGGAAAGATGGAGGTGGATGGATTCAAGATTGGACTACAAAATATAATAATGGCCATCGAGGCTTAATTGGATTTGCAATAGAAGTCGATGACATTCAAGCTACCTATAGTAAACTAATCGCTCAGAAAGTAGATATCTCACCTCCAGAGCCTCTGAAATTTCGCTGGTTCTTCAATCTTCTGACTAGAACAATGCCTTGGCATAACGCATATTTACCCTCATTCCAAGGAGTACCCTTCCAATTTTTTCTTCAGCAAATGAATGATGAAAAAGCAAAGCAATTTATGCAGCAATATATGGTTCCAAACAGCCGAGACAATGAAATTCAAAGGATTGCTGAAGTGAAAATATATGGGCAATTAACGACGGAAGATAAGGCAATAATATACGCCTTATTCGATAATATTGAGGAAAAAGATGAAATCCTAACGATCAAGATGGAAGATCAGTCGATTCAATTTGTTCAGGATGGTACATATAAAGTTGAAGTGATTTTAGAGTGTAATAATGAACAATATGCTGGGAGTAATGTAGATTTCAATAACGTTCATATTATTAATCGTTAA
- a CDS encoding ATP-binding cassette domain-containing protein, with protein sequence MSILNVERLSHGFGDRAIFSDVSFRLLKGEHIGLIGANGEGKSTFMNIITGKLQPDDGKVEWSRRMRVGYLDQHAVLSKGMTMRDVLKGAFQYLLDMEQEMNDMYMKMGDVTPEELEKLLEEVGNIQDTLTNQDFYLIDAKVDEIARGLGLTDVGLDKDVNDLSGGQRTKVLLAKLLLEKPDVLLLDEPTNYLDEQHIEWLKRYLQEYENAFILISHDLPFLNSVINLIYHMENQKLDRYVGDHDHFLEVYEMRKQQLESAYKRQQQEISELKDFVARNKASVATRNMAMSRQKKLDKMDVIELAKEKPKPQFNFKEGRTSGKLIFEARQLVIGYGEPLSRPLDLRMERGQKIALVGANGIGKSTLLKSILGLIPAVSGEVERGEFQQIGYFEQEAKDANNNTCIEEVWSEFPSYSQFEVRAALAKCGLTTKHIESKIVVLSGGEKAKVRLCKIINNETNLLVLDEPTNHLDVDAKDELKRALKAYKGSILLISHEPEFYRDVVTETWNCEDWTTKVF encoded by the coding sequence ATGAGTATATTAAATGTTGAACGTCTAAGTCATGGTTTTGGTGATCGTGCTATTTTCAGTGATGTTTCATTCCGATTACTTAAAGGAGAACATATTGGTCTAATTGGCGCGAATGGTGAAGGTAAATCTACATTTATGAACATCATTACAGGAAAACTTCAGCCTGATGATGGTAAAGTAGAATGGTCGCGACGTATGCGCGTTGGTTATTTGGATCAACATGCCGTTCTTTCAAAAGGAATGACGATGCGTGACGTATTAAAAGGCGCGTTCCAATACTTGCTCGATATGGAGCAGGAAATGAACGATATGTACATGAAGATGGGTGATGTAACGCCTGAAGAGCTAGAAAAGCTACTTGAAGAAGTAGGTAATATTCAGGATACATTAACGAATCAAGATTTCTATCTAATTGATGCAAAAGTAGATGAAATCGCTCGTGGTCTAGGGTTAACAGATGTTGGTCTAGATAAAGATGTTAATGATCTAAGTGGTGGACAACGTACGAAAGTATTACTAGCGAAACTACTTTTGGAAAAACCAGATGTTTTACTACTAGATGAGCCTACGAACTATTTGGATGAGCAACATATTGAATGGTTGAAACGTTATCTTCAAGAGTATGAGAATGCATTTATTCTTATCTCGCATGATCTGCCGTTCCTTAATAGTGTAATAAACTTGATCTACCATATGGAAAATCAAAAGTTAGATCGTTATGTAGGTGATCATGATCATTTCCTTGAAGTGTATGAGATGCGTAAACAACAACTTGAGTCTGCTTACAAACGTCAACAACAAGAGATTTCTGAGTTGAAAGACTTTGTTGCTCGTAATAAAGCAAGTGTAGCTACACGTAATATGGCGATGTCTCGTCAGAAAAAGCTCGATAAGATGGATGTTATCGAACTTGCGAAAGAAAAACCGAAACCGCAGTTTAACTTCAAAGAAGGACGTACTTCTGGTAAGTTAATCTTTGAAGCTAGACAATTAGTTATCGGTTATGGTGAGCCACTATCTCGTCCGCTTGATCTGCGTATGGAGCGTGGACAGAAGATAGCTTTAGTTGGTGCTAATGGTATTGGTAAATCCACATTGCTTAAAAGTATTCTTGGTCTAATTCCTGCAGTATCAGGGGAAGTAGAACGCGGAGAGTTTCAACAAATTGGCTATTTCGAACAAGAAGCGAAAGACGCCAATAATAATACTTGTATTGAAGAAGTATGGAGTGAATTCCCTTCGTATTCTCAGTTTGAAGTTCGTGCTGCGCTTGCAAAATGTGGTCTAACGACTAAACATATTGAAAGTAAAATCGTAGTACTAAGTGGGGGAGAGAAAGCTAAAGTTCGTCTATGTAAAATAATTAATAATGAAACGAACTTGCTTGTACTCGATGAGCCTACGAATCACTTGGACGTTGATGCGAAAGATGAATTAAAACGTGCACTTAAAGCTTATAAGGGAAGTATTTTGCTTATCTCGCATGAGCCTGAATTCTATCGAGATGTCGTTACAGAAACGTGGAATTGTGAAGATTGGACTACGAAAGTATTCTAA